One Delphinus delphis chromosome 3, mDelDel1.2, whole genome shotgun sequence genomic region harbors:
- the GCNT4 gene encoding beta-1,3-galactosyl-O-glycosyl-glycoprotein beta-1,6-N-acetylglucosaminyltransferase 4 produces MKTFKCCFKYHLKQKVFILFLTLWLFSLLKLLNVKRLLFPERGIYLVEYSLSTSPFVKNRYTHVKNEIGYEINCSGVYEQEPLEIGKSLEIRRRTIIDLDDDDVVAMTSDCDIYQALRSYHEKLVSREEKSFPIAYSLVVHKDAIMVERLIHAIYNQHNIYCIHYDRKSSDTFKVAMNNLAKCFSNIFIASKLEVVQYAHISRLQADLNCLSDLLKSSVQWKYVINLCGQDFPLKSNFELVSELKKLNGSNMLETVKPPNTKMERFTYHHELRQVPYEYVKLPVRTNVSKEAPPHDIEIFVGSAYFVVSRAFVKYVLNSSLVKDFFAWSKDTYSPDEHFWATLIRVPGIPGEIPRTAQDVSDLQSKTRLVKWNYLEGLFYPSCTGSHLRSVCIYGAAELRWLMKDGHWFANKFDSKVDPVLIQCLAEKLEEQQREWITLSSEKLFMAKTATTTL; encoded by the coding sequence ATGAAGACATTCAAATGTTGTTTTAAATACCACCTAAAGCAGAAAGTTTTCATCCTGTTTCTAACCCTATGGCTGTTCTCCTTGTTGAAGCTTCTAAACGTGAAACGCCTCCTCTTCCCTGAAAGAGGCATTTACTTGGTTGAGTACTCGCTAAGTACCTCGCCTTTTGTAAAGAACAGATACACCCATGTTAAGAATGAAATCGGGTATGAGATTAACTGTTCAGGTGTCTATGAACAGGAGCCTTTGGAAATCGGCAAGAGTCTGGAAATAAGAAGAAGAACCATCATCGACttggatgatgatgatgttgtgGCAATGACCAGTGATTGTGACATTTATCAGGCCCTACGGAGCTACCACGAAAAGCTTGTTTCAAGGGAGGAGAAAAGCTTCCCAATAGCCTATTCTTTGGTTGTTCACAAAGATGCAATTATGGTTGAAAGGCTAATCCATGCTATATACAACCAGCACAATATTTACTGCATCCATTATGACCGTAAATCATCTGATACCTTCAAAGTTGCCATGAACAATTTAGCTAAGTGCTTCTCTAATATTTTCATTGCTTCCAAATTAGAGGTTGTGCAATATGCGCACATTTCCAGACTCCAGGCTGATTTAAATTGCTTGTCAGACCTTCTGAAGTCTTCAGTTCAGTGGAAATATGTTATCAACCTGTGCGGGCAGGATTTTCCTTTGAAATCAAACTTTGAATTAGTGTCAGAGTTGAAGAAACTCAATGGATCAAATATGTTAGAGACAGTGAAACCCCCTAACACTAAGATGGAAAGATTCACTTATCACCATGAACTCAGACAGGTGCCTTATGAATATGTGAAACTACCAGTGAGGACAAACGTCTCCAAGGAAGCCCCCCCTCATGACATCGAGATATTTGTTGGCAGTGCTTATTTTGTTGTAAGTCGAGCATTTGTTAAATATGTTCTCAACAGCTCCCTCGTTAAAGACTTTTTTGCCTGGTCTAAAGATACATACTCGCCCGATGAGCACTTTTGGGCTACCTTAATTCGGGTACCAGGAATCCCCGGGGAGATTCCTAGGACAGCCCAGGATGTGTCTGACCTACAGAGTAAGACCCGCCTGGTCAAATGGAACTATCTAGAAGGCCTTTTCTATCCCAGTTGTACTGGCTCTCACCTCCGAAGTGTGTGTATCTATGGAGCAGCAGAACTAAGGTGGCTTATGAAAGACGGACATTGGTTTGCTAATAAATTTGATTCTAAGGTGGACCCTGTCTTGATTCAATGCTTGGCGGAAAAGCTTGAAGAACAGCAGAGAGAGTGGATCACTTTATCTTCAGAAAAGTTATTTATGGCTAAAACAGCCACAACCACATTATGA